Genomic DNA from Mesotoga sp. UBA6090:
TCGACGTGGGGAATTTCTCTCAATTCGCCCAAAATATACTCTAGATAATCGTCTCCAACAAGTAATGCGTCCCCTCCTGAAAGTAATACATCCCTAACCTCAGGTGTTTCCCTGATGTACTCAATTGCTGCATCGATTTCCTGTCTGGTTCTCGGTCTGTCGAGCTGTCCGGCAAACCTTCGCCGTGTACAATGCCTGCAGTACATCGAACACTGGTCTGTAATTAGAAAGAGGACCCTATCGGGATATCTGTGAGTAAGCCCGGAAACCGGAGAGTCTTCATCTTCATGAAGTGGGTCAATCATATCCCATCTGTCGATTTTCAATTCCTTGTCCGTAGGAACTGCCTGTCTTCTAATTGGGCATCTCTGATTGATTGGATCCATAAGAGTTGCATAGTAGGGTGTAATTGACATTCGAAGCGTTCTTAGACATTCGGCAATTCCGAGCGCTTCTTCTTCGGTGATTTCGATTATCTGCCTGAGAGCTTCTACAGTCTTGATCCTGTTGGCAACCTGCCAGCGCCAATCACTCCACTGAGCAGGAGTAACGTCTTTCCACATTGGAATTTCCCTGTAATCTCGCATTGCTTCACCTCAAATGTATAGCTTCTGAAAAAGCCTTCTAATCTCATTTGATTCTCTCAAAATATCTAGTGCAAGCTTAGCGTGACCCTTGGTGTAGCCATTTCCAATAATCATTGTAATATCCTTTCCTACACCTTCGGCGCCAAGAGCTGCTCTTGTGAAAGAAGTCGCCATGCTAAAGAAGTAGACAATACCTTCGTTCTTTACCGCGAGAATCGATCCCATTTCTGTTCCAGGAACATTAACGTTGTTGATAACCACATCGCAGAGGTTCCCTTCTGTAATTCTTCTTATTTTCTCATACACTTCAAGCGGTTTAGTTGCATCG
This window encodes:
- a CDS encoding KamA family radical SAM protein; translation: MRDYREIPMWKDVTPAQWSDWRWQVANRIKTVEALRQIIEITEEEALGIAECLRTLRMSITPYYATLMDPINQRCPIRRQAVPTDKELKIDRWDMIDPLHEDEDSPVSGLTHRYPDRVLFLITDQCSMYCRHCTRRRFAGQLDRPRTRQEIDAAIEYIRETPEVRDVLLSGGDALLVGDDYLEYILGELREIPHV